Proteins from a single region of Cydia strobilella chromosome 2, ilCydStro3.1, whole genome shotgun sequence:
- the LOC134755272 gene encoding uncharacterized protein LOC134755272, with translation MSTPRSVIQTRRMKKKASSNLVEKDGEPSAHQPQPMPEQQSENNLEAKNELVKPHPPRSNKSVSSSVFMARKMQLELEAAESKARIDKELIDKKLALEIAALEVQSNRSDRSASSSYKKVEEWLVRSGQVTEQEPHQELESHVNGEPTAVPADKPGAPYADYLATNAARADHPAAAASPANEPLAFRTDELDAVHAKLIAPHADKSTADNTDKPPTKPAPQPAAQPTLQPAAPTESQQSSRDPSDIEKLANALQSVISASTSKAQNPELIARLVTSKDLPLYFGDPMEWLQFKDAYEETTLRCKFSDSENVGRLRKCLRGDAKEAVVSMLSGKTDPKIIMQTLGLRFGHPEVIINKIVNQIKKLQPLSQAYHNEIVIFATKIKNFAVTARSIDQADYLRSPELINTVLSKCPSVLINRWGDYAYEHLYESKRSKFEHLSDFLEREAVKAATAGVSHIYSQADKNRKQHEERRGTQHPVLLMTDTEKCNFCKISSHPLPDCPRFKRAMRRDRWRYIRFSKLCFKCLISQHDKQTCPAAACNVDNCGQDHHKLLHWIPKNNNGLSENYVNVIDSEFAVQSNESETADLSDYVNNINNNNKTPRRTSPVST, from the coding sequence ATGTCAACGCCGCGCAGTGTTATTCAAACGCGACGCATGAAGAAGAAAGCATCGTCCAATCTAGTGGAGAAGGATGGAGAACCGTCAGCTCACCAACCCCAGCCTATGCCTGAGCAGCAATCTGAAAATAACTTGGAAGCCAAGAACGAGCTTGTGAAACCGCACCCTCCGCGCAGTAATAAATCGGTATCCTCGTCGGTTTTTATGGCTAGAAAAATGCAGTTAGAACTAGAGGCTGCAGAGAGTAAGGCTAGAATCGACAAAGAACTAATTGATAAAAAATTAGCTTTGGAGATCGCAGCTCTGGAAGTGCAATCGAATAGAAGTGACAGATCTGCTAGCTCTAGTTATAAAAAAGTTGAAGAATGGCTCGTGCGCAGTGGTCAAGTTACAGAACAAGAACCACATCAAGAACTCGAAAGCCACGTTAACGGCGAGCCGACTGCCGTCCCCGCCGATAAGCCGGGCGCGCCGTACGCCGACTACCTGGCCACCAACGCCGCTCGCGCCGACCACCCGGCCGCCGCCGCCAGTCCCGCTAACGAGCCACTCGCGTTTCGCACCGATGAACTAGACGCTGTTCACGCCAAGTTGATCGCCCCTCACGCTGATAAATCTACCGCCGACAACACCGACAAGCCACCGACTAAGCCGGCTCCGCAACCCGCGGCTCAGCCAACTCTGCAGCCCGCAGCTCCGACAGAATCCCAGCAGTCTTCGCGTGACCCGAGCGACATCGAAAAATTGGCTAACGCTCTGCAAAGTGTCATTAGTGCCTCAACTTCGAAAGCCCAAAACCCAGAACTAATAGCCAGATTGGTAACATCTAAGGACTTGCCGTTGTACTTCGGAGACCCCATGGAATGGCTGCAATTTAAAGATGCTTATGAAGAGACAACATTGCGCTGCAAATTCAGTGACTCAGAAAATGTAGGCCGATTGCGCAAATGTTTACGTGGCGATGCTAAGGAGGCAGTTGTATCGATGCTTAGCGGCAAAACCGATCCAAAGATTATTATGCAGACCCTCGGACTTCGTTTTGGACACCCGGAAGtgattattaacaaaatagtcAACCAGATCAAGAAACTGCAACCGTTATCTCAAGCTTACCACAATGAAATTGTTATTTttgctacaaaaataaaaaactttgccGTAACCGCTCGCTCCATTGACCAAGCTGATTATTTACGGAGCCCGGAGCTAATAAACACCGTGCTGTCTAAGTGCCCAAGTGTCCTTATAAATCGGTGGGGTGACTACGCGTACGAACATTTATATGAAAGTAAAAGGTCAAAGTTCGAACATTTATCGGATTTTTTAGAACGAGAGGCTGTAAAGGCAGCCACAGCAGGAGTGTCTCACATTTATAGTCAAGCTGATAAGAATAGAAAACAGCATGAAGAGCGACGAGGTACCCAACACCCCGTTCTACTAATGACTGACACAGAGAAATGCAACTTCTGCAAAATATCTAGCCACCCACTGCCCGACTGTCCACGGTTCAAGCGAGCGATGCGGCGCGATCGCTGGCGTTATATACGTTTtagtaaattatgttttaaatgcTTAATATCACAGCATGATAAGCAGACCTGCCCCGCCGCGGCCTGCAACGTGGATAACTGCGGCCAGGATCATCATAAATTACTACATTGGATTCCAAAAAACAACAATGGTTTAAGTGAGAACTATGTTAACGTGATTGACAGTGAATTTGCCGTACAATCTAACGAGAGTGAAACCGCGGACTTGAGTGATTATGTAAAtaacataaacaataataacaagaCT